The following coding sequences are from one Clarias gariepinus isolate MV-2021 ecotype Netherlands chromosome 19, CGAR_prim_01v2, whole genome shotgun sequence window:
- the dynll2b gene encoding dynein, light chain, LC8-type 2b, whose protein sequence is MTDRKAVIKNADMTEDMQQDAVDCATQAMEKYNIEKDIAAYIKKEFDKKYNPTWHCIVGRNFGSYVTHETKHFIYFYLGQVAILLFKSG, encoded by the exons ATGACTGACAGAAAAGCCGTGATCAAGAACGCTGACATGACTGAGGACATGCAGCAGGATGCTGTGGATTGTGCCACGCAGGCCATGGAGAAGTACAACATCGAGAAAGACATTGCTGCCTACATCAAAAAG gaaTTTGACAAGAAGTACAACCCCACGTGGCATTGCATCGTGGGACGAAACTTCGGCAGCTACGTGACGCACGAAACGAAGCACTTTATCTACTTTTATCTCGGTCAGGTCGCCATACTGCTCTTCAAGTCGGGCTGA